A genomic region of Manihot esculenta cultivar AM560-2 chromosome 15, M.esculenta_v8, whole genome shotgun sequence contains the following coding sequences:
- the LOC110601764 gene encoding protein FAR1-RELATED SEQUENCE 5 isoform X2 gives MENEVLEFDIGLGGASGGVDDDAVDIEHPVDDEDMPDTPTTVSFTGAGSGEIFLPEGDLLDLEPYEGMEFESEEAAKAFYNSYARRVGFSTRVSSSRRSRRDGAIIQRQFVCAKEGFRNLNEKRTKDREIKRPRTITRVGCKASLSVKMQDSGKWVVSGFVREHNHELVPPDQVHCLRSHRQISGPAKTLIDTLQAAGMGPRRIMSALIKEYGGISKVGFTEVDCRNYMRNNRQRSLEGDIQLLLDYLRQMHNDNPNFFYAVQGDEEQYTGNVFWADPKARTNYTYFGDTVTFDTTYRSNRYRLPFAPFTGVNHHGQPVLFGCAFLINETEASFVWLFNTWLMAMSGRHPVSITTDHDAVIRSAIMQVFPDTRHRFCKWHIFKKCQEKLSHVFLKHPNFEAEFHKCVNLTESIEEFESCWLSLLDRYDLQDHEWLQTIYSARRQWVPVYLRDTFFAEMSITQRSDSMNSYFDGYVNASTNLNQFFKLYEKSLESRNEKEVKADYDTMNTSPVLKTPSPMEKQASELYTRKLFMRFQEELVGTLTFMASKAEDDGENITYQVAKFGEDHKAYYVKFNVLEMKATCSCQMFEFSGLLCRHVLAVFRVTNVLTLPSHYILKRWTRNARSSVILEERSADVYTNYLESHTVRYNTLRHEAFKFVDEGCKSLDTYNAAVTALQEAAKRVALATKNERRGSTVNGRGRGELASNGSRANYSSSNHLGSSIQHLSEDDMDKKVQELANELEYANRKCEVYRANLLSVLKDIEDHKLQLSIKVQNIKISMKDSI, from the coding sequence ATGGAAAACGAAGTGCTTGAATTTGATATAGGCTTAGGAGGAGCAAGTGGAGGTGTTGATGATGATGCAGTGGACATTGAGCACCCTGTTGATGATGAAGACATGCCTGATACGCCTACCACTGTTTCTTTTACCGGCGCTGGTAGTGGTGAAATTTTCCTTCCTGAGGGTGACTTATTGGACCTTGAACCTTATGAAGGCATGGAATTTGAGTCTGAAGAGGCTGCAAAGGCCTTCTACAATTCATATGCTAGGCGTGTGGGTTTTAGTACCCGTGTCAGCTCATCCCGACGCTCTAGGCGTGATGGAGCTATTATACAAAGGCAGTTTGTGTGTGCCAAAGAAGGGTTTAGGAATTTGAATGAGAAGCGCACTAAAGATAGAGAGATTAAGCGCCCCCGCACCATTACTAGAGTTGGATGCAAAGCATCTTTGTCTGTGAAGATGCAGGATTCTGGGAAATGGGTTGTGTCTGGGTTTGTTAGAGAACACAACCATGAGTTGGTCCCGCCTGATCAGGTGCACTGCCTCCGTTCTCATAGACAAATATCTGGTCCTGCCAAAACCTTGATTGACACATTGCAGGCTGCTGGTATGGGCCCTCGTAGGATTATGTCTGCTTTGATAAAGGAGTATGGTGGAATTAGTAAAGTTGGATTTACAGAGGTTGATTGTCGGAATTACATGAGAAATAATCGCCAGAGGAGCTTAGAAGGAGATATCCAGCTCCTTTTGGACTATTTGAGGCAGATGCATAATGACAATCCCAATTTCTTCTATGCTGTGCAAGGGGATGAAGAACAGTATACTGGTAATGTATTCTGGGCTGATCCAAAAGCCAGGACAAACTATACTTATTTTGGTGACACTGTTACCTTTGACACAACCTACAGATCCAACAGGTATAGATTGCCTTTTGCTCCATTCACAGGGGTCAATCATCATGGACAGCCTGTTTTGTTTGGTTGTGCTTTCCTAATAAATGAAACTGAAGCCTCCTTTGTCTGGCTGTTCAATACATGGCTTATGGCAATGTCTGGCCGCCATCCAGTGTCAATTACCACTGATCATGATGCAGTGATAAGATCAGCCATCATGCAGGTTTTCCCAGACACTCGCCATCGATTTTGCAAATGGCATATCTTCAAGAAATGCCAGGAGAAGTTGTCACATGTGTTTCTAAAACACCCAAACTTTGAGGCTGAATTTCATAAATGTGTTAATTTGACAGAGTCAATTGAAGAATTTGAATCTTGCTGGTTGTCACTTCTTGATAGGTATGATCTCCAGGATCATGAATggcttcaaacaatatattCTGCTCGCAGGCAGTGGGTCCCAGTATATTTGCGGGACACATTTTTTGCAGAGATGTCCATAACTCAGCGAAGTGATAGCATGAACTCATACTTTGATGGTTATGTCAATGCTTCAACCAATTTGAACCAGTTCTTTAAGCTGTATGAAAAATCTCTAGAGTCTCGAAATGAGAAAGAGGTGAAAGCAGATTATGATACAATGAATACTTCACCAGTTTTGAAGACCCCATCTCCCATGGAGAAACAAGCATCTGAGTTATACACTAGAAAATTATTTATGAGATTTCAAGAGGAGCTAGTTGGGACATTAACTTTCATGGCATCTAAAGCAGAAGATGATGGGGAAAACATTACATACCAAGTTGCAAAGTTTGGGGAAGATCATAAAGCGTATTATGTTAAATTCAATGTTTTGGAGATGAAGGCAACTTGTAGTTGCCAGATGTTTGAGTTCTCAGGTCTTCTTTGCAGACATGTTTTGGCAGTCTTTAGAGTGACAAATGTGCTTACTCTCCCATCTCATTATATTTTGAAAAGATGGACAAGGAACGCCAGGAGTAGTGTTATATTGGAAGAACGTTCTGCTGATGTATATACCAATTATCTGGAATCTCACACAGTTCGATATAATACCCTACGCCATGAGGCCTTCAAATTTGTAGATGAAGGTTGTAAGTCCCTAGACACTTACAATGCGGCAGTAACTGCTCTGCAAGAGGCTGCAAAAAGGGTCGCACTTGCAACAAAGAATGAGCGGAGAGGTTCTACGGTGAATGGTCGTGGTAGAGGGGAGTTGGCAAGTAATGGAAGTAGGGCGAATTACAGCAGTAGCAATCATCTAGGGAGCTCCATTCAACACTTATCAGAG
- the LOC110601764 gene encoding protein FAR1-RELATED SEQUENCE 5 isoform X1, with translation MENEVLEFDIGLGGASGGVDDDAVDIEHPVDDEDMPDTPTTVSFTGAGSGEIFLPEGDLLDLEPYEGMEFESEEAAKAFYNSYARRVGFSTRVSSSRRSRRDGAIIQRQFVCAKEGFRNLNEKRTKDREIKRPRTITRVGCKASLSVKMQDSGKWVVSGFVREHNHELVPPDQVHCLRSHRQISGPAKTLIDTLQAAGMGPRRIMSALIKEYGGISKVGFTEVDCRNYMRNNRQRSLEGDIQLLLDYLRQMHNDNPNFFYAVQGDEEQYTGNVFWADPKARTNYTYFGDTVTFDTTYRSNRYRLPFAPFTGVNHHGQPVLFGCAFLINETEASFVWLFNTWLMAMSGRHPVSITTDHDAVIRSAIMQVFPDTRHRFCKWHIFKKCQEKLSHVFLKHPNFEAEFHKCVNLTESIEEFESCWLSLLDRYDLQDHEWLQTIYSARRQWVPVYLRDTFFAEMSITQRSDSMNSYFDGYVNASTNLNQFFKLYEKSLESRNEKEVKADYDTMNTSPVLKTPSPMEKQASELYTRKLFMRFQEELVGTLTFMASKAEDDGENITYQVAKFGEDHKAYYVKFNVLEMKATCSCQMFEFSGLLCRHVLAVFRVTNVLTLPSHYILKRWTRNARSSVILEERSADVYTNYLESHTVRYNTLRHEAFKFVDEGCKSLDTYNAAVTALQEAAKRVALATKNERRGSTVNGRGRGELASNGSRANYSSSNHLGSSIQHLSECATERFHKYSKCLAFTSETNSDASVFLFHSQQSCWMIWTRRSKNLPMNWSMQIESVKFTELTYFQS, from the coding sequence ATGGAAAACGAAGTGCTTGAATTTGATATAGGCTTAGGAGGAGCAAGTGGAGGTGTTGATGATGATGCAGTGGACATTGAGCACCCTGTTGATGATGAAGACATGCCTGATACGCCTACCACTGTTTCTTTTACCGGCGCTGGTAGTGGTGAAATTTTCCTTCCTGAGGGTGACTTATTGGACCTTGAACCTTATGAAGGCATGGAATTTGAGTCTGAAGAGGCTGCAAAGGCCTTCTACAATTCATATGCTAGGCGTGTGGGTTTTAGTACCCGTGTCAGCTCATCCCGACGCTCTAGGCGTGATGGAGCTATTATACAAAGGCAGTTTGTGTGTGCCAAAGAAGGGTTTAGGAATTTGAATGAGAAGCGCACTAAAGATAGAGAGATTAAGCGCCCCCGCACCATTACTAGAGTTGGATGCAAAGCATCTTTGTCTGTGAAGATGCAGGATTCTGGGAAATGGGTTGTGTCTGGGTTTGTTAGAGAACACAACCATGAGTTGGTCCCGCCTGATCAGGTGCACTGCCTCCGTTCTCATAGACAAATATCTGGTCCTGCCAAAACCTTGATTGACACATTGCAGGCTGCTGGTATGGGCCCTCGTAGGATTATGTCTGCTTTGATAAAGGAGTATGGTGGAATTAGTAAAGTTGGATTTACAGAGGTTGATTGTCGGAATTACATGAGAAATAATCGCCAGAGGAGCTTAGAAGGAGATATCCAGCTCCTTTTGGACTATTTGAGGCAGATGCATAATGACAATCCCAATTTCTTCTATGCTGTGCAAGGGGATGAAGAACAGTATACTGGTAATGTATTCTGGGCTGATCCAAAAGCCAGGACAAACTATACTTATTTTGGTGACACTGTTACCTTTGACACAACCTACAGATCCAACAGGTATAGATTGCCTTTTGCTCCATTCACAGGGGTCAATCATCATGGACAGCCTGTTTTGTTTGGTTGTGCTTTCCTAATAAATGAAACTGAAGCCTCCTTTGTCTGGCTGTTCAATACATGGCTTATGGCAATGTCTGGCCGCCATCCAGTGTCAATTACCACTGATCATGATGCAGTGATAAGATCAGCCATCATGCAGGTTTTCCCAGACACTCGCCATCGATTTTGCAAATGGCATATCTTCAAGAAATGCCAGGAGAAGTTGTCACATGTGTTTCTAAAACACCCAAACTTTGAGGCTGAATTTCATAAATGTGTTAATTTGACAGAGTCAATTGAAGAATTTGAATCTTGCTGGTTGTCACTTCTTGATAGGTATGATCTCCAGGATCATGAATggcttcaaacaatatattCTGCTCGCAGGCAGTGGGTCCCAGTATATTTGCGGGACACATTTTTTGCAGAGATGTCCATAACTCAGCGAAGTGATAGCATGAACTCATACTTTGATGGTTATGTCAATGCTTCAACCAATTTGAACCAGTTCTTTAAGCTGTATGAAAAATCTCTAGAGTCTCGAAATGAGAAAGAGGTGAAAGCAGATTATGATACAATGAATACTTCACCAGTTTTGAAGACCCCATCTCCCATGGAGAAACAAGCATCTGAGTTATACACTAGAAAATTATTTATGAGATTTCAAGAGGAGCTAGTTGGGACATTAACTTTCATGGCATCTAAAGCAGAAGATGATGGGGAAAACATTACATACCAAGTTGCAAAGTTTGGGGAAGATCATAAAGCGTATTATGTTAAATTCAATGTTTTGGAGATGAAGGCAACTTGTAGTTGCCAGATGTTTGAGTTCTCAGGTCTTCTTTGCAGACATGTTTTGGCAGTCTTTAGAGTGACAAATGTGCTTACTCTCCCATCTCATTATATTTTGAAAAGATGGACAAGGAACGCCAGGAGTAGTGTTATATTGGAAGAACGTTCTGCTGATGTATATACCAATTATCTGGAATCTCACACAGTTCGATATAATACCCTACGCCATGAGGCCTTCAAATTTGTAGATGAAGGTTGTAAGTCCCTAGACACTTACAATGCGGCAGTAACTGCTCTGCAAGAGGCTGCAAAAAGGGTCGCACTTGCAACAAAGAATGAGCGGAGAGGTTCTACGGTGAATGGTCGTGGTAGAGGGGAGTTGGCAAGTAATGGAAGTAGGGCGAATTACAGCAGTAGCAATCATCTAGGGAGCTCCATTCAACACTTATCAGAG